TCAGGGCGCCACGTGCAGGGGTGACACGGGGGCAGCCTGCACCTGGGGGCCCCCACTGCCCCTCTGGGgccccagcctggggaggggtCACCGGCTCCCACTCCAGCAGACGTTGCTCAGATCTTGGCCAGGCTGGAGTTGGCATCAGTGTGCTCCTCTTGGATAGGGGTCCGGAAGCTGTTTCCCCCTAGGGAAGAGGTACGGGcgagaggtgggaggtgggcaggggtccCAATCCTTGGGAGGCCATCTGGTCTGGGGCCCACCACAAGCACTCACCTGGGGGCTTGGGGGTGTTGGTCAGCAGCCTCCAGGCCCTGTGGTGGAGGAGCAGGGCCAGTGTGGCAGCCACAGGGGCAAGGAGGCCCAGGCCCAAGCCAAGGCCCAGGACAGCGGACAGCTCAGGGGCTACAAGGAGGCAGGGCCTGCTGGGTGAGGTCCCTCAGAGGAAGGGACCCACCATAGGGAGAGCCCCACCAAGTCCAGAGGGAGTCTCTACTCCCATCCTCCTCACCCATCCCACTCCCCATTTGGGTTGCAGGGAGGGCCCTGCTGGGGCAAGACCAGGTCCCCTTACCCTTGGGGGTCTCTGTGTGGGGCATGGATGGCCCCTGTGAGGCCCTAGACCAGGAGGTGGTGGGCTTCGCAGTAGTGGATTGGACTGGGGGGCCCTGGGTCTCCCACGGTGGTGTGGCCGGGGGGCTCCTGTCCTCACAGATGGCGTCCGAGCTGCTATTGGCCGCCCGCAGTGTTCGCTTTCCTAACAAGGTGCAGCTGAGGGGCCAAGGGTGTTGATCAAGCCAgagtccccctcctcctcccccgtcAGTGGGATGGGCCCAGAACTGGGGCAGTACCAGGGAGATGTGGGAAGCAATAGTGGTCCACACTGGTCACTCAGGCAGCATCAGAGTCCAGGCCAAAGGCAGCAAGGAGAGGAGCCATGGACTCTGCCGGGGCCTCCTGCGCTTACCCTGCTCCCACCTGCACCTTCCTCTCCCAAACCCTGCCTACTCTTCCTGCTTGCACCAGCTCAGCCCGACCAGGACAGGAACCTCTCCAATGTGAGTGAGTGAGGCTCTCACACTCCCAGGGCCTCGGCTGGGGTCTCACAGACTCCCTACTATGACCCAGCAGGAAGGCCAGTGGGAGGCTGGGCCAGGGCCGAGCAGGGGTcgtggtgggggcagggccatcgcagggtggggcggggcaaGGGCCATGGGGAGTCAGGCCCAGGAGCTCCCAGCCAGCAGCTTCCTACTCCCAGACCTGACCCGGCTCCCAGACCCGGCTCCCAGACCCCAGGCCACCCAAGCCCTCCGGCCACAGGGACACTCACTTGGTCCAGGGCTGGCAGGCCTGGTCATTGCCCGGGGAGAAGTGTCCTGGTGGGCACGGGGCACAGTCTGCAACAGAGTCAGCAGGCTCTGCCCATCTGCCAGCCCTGGGATGCCCAGAGGCTCACTCCCCAGGTTCTCCAagagcccctccccacctgcctgccACCCATGGGTCCTGACCTGGaagacccccacccccatcttggtgtgatctgctggggaaggggcATTCagctgaggctggggtgggggctctggGAGGAGCAGTGACAGCGTGTGAGGGACATGCTCCTTCCACATGGCTCCCAAGGCCCCCCTCACCAACTCCACGCTTGTAGCCGTAGCTGTCCTGGGGCTGGCTGCCCGGCCTGCAGCCACAGACCGTGTCTCTGGTTGGTGTGCATCTCTGCTTGGGTTCACTCCCGCTTCCTGGGGGTTGGGTGGGTGGGTGCAGTCAGTGGGGAGGCCAGAGCTGCAGAGCAGGCTGAGGATGGGGCCAAGGGTCCATAGCCACCTTCCTGGCCAGCAGCCCCTCACGGCTGGGCAGCTTCTGGTTCTCTCTCACCGCGCACGCCACATCCCTCCTGGTCACACGGCCCCAGGGGTCACCCGTGGCAGCTCTGACCACCCTTCCAACACCCCTCCAGTCTGCTCAGGACCCTCCGAAGCCCTTGACTCTGGgtctcaccccacccccctcagAGCCACGTGGCCCTGGCCCCCTAGGAAGGGGAGGTGCCCTGTGGGTCGTTTCAGCTGGCTGTGGGGCCCcggggggcagggcaggccccCGCCACGGTCGAGTCTTGACGTGGGTGCCAGGCACCCGTGGTGCTCactctggctgcactgggtgcaGGGCTTGCAGGGCTCGTAGTTGACAGCCTCATTGTAGTAGCCGGGCTTACACGGGCGGCACACTGTGTCCCGGTCATGGGTACAGCGGCTTTCCATCCCATAACCTGCTGAGGGAGGCCGGGGTCAGAGCCCTGCACAGCCCGGCGATCCCCCAGGAGCCCCACCCGGCTTCTGGCTGGCCCGTCATCCCAGGTGTGGCTCCAGATCACCCATTAACCCAACTACACTTGCCTCACGACACCTGCAGCGCGTGACCCCATCTGCAGGTTCCCGCCGCCCCATCCGTGTCCTCCAATCCTATCTCCTGGTCCTAGGTCCCTGCAGGCACCTCTCCCCCACTCCATGTCCAGGCCACTCACCTGGCTGGCACTCTTTGCAGCACCTGTTGCCACTGGGGTAGGTGTCCCCAGGACAGCGGGCCTGGGCTGCAGCACCCAGCACGAGCCCGAGGAGCAGGAGCACTGAGCCCGGCACCCTGGGCGGCTGGGTCCCCACGCACATTCTCAGCTCCTCTCAGCTTCGAGGCTCTGGGAGTCTGGGGTTTTTCCTTGCAGGAAGTGGCTATAAGAGCtgcgggggaggggtggggagggcgagGAGGGGACTAGGAGGGCCCCAGGAAGCGCTGGAAGGTAGCTAGTCTGGGAAGCCCACTCCCAGCCTTCTTTTCTGGCCCTGGGGCCCCGACCCCGCAACAATACCCACAggccccagctcagcccagccagCAGCTGTGGTGTGTAGACCCAGGGCCCGAGGGGGACCTGcagctcccccagccctgccaggccCAGGCCAGTTCTCCAGTCCAGCTGGTCTGCACCAACACAGGACACTCTCACTCCTGTCTCACGGTAAAGTGGAGCCGGAGCCCTTTCGGCCAGGCATCTTGGCTGCCCCCCTGCCCTGCCTGGCCTAGCCAAGCTGCCCGGACCAGAATGGTCTTGGGATGCCTTCACCTGGCTTGCTGCTTCTAGACTCCCACTTTCTCTGCAGGGCCGAACCCTCAGgagaaatgggggggggggggcgggtcaCAGCCCCACTGATGCCAATTCTCACCCTCCACTTCGCCAAAGGGTGCCCAGAGTCCGTGGGTGAGCCAGGGCAGCACATGGGGTCAGGCATCAActatgggggaggggaggtggtaCTGGGGGCTCTGGAGCATGGTCACCGGCCCAAGGGTCCAAAAGTAGCCCAGACCAATGCCAGCAGTTCTGATGGACTGGGCCCCTCCTGACCAGTACCCACAGTGAGCGCCAACATGGGCACGGGTGTGCAGGCGTGTGCAGGTGGGGGAGAGCAGCTGCATGTCCCTGAGCACAGCAGGCGTCAGGGGCTGAATTCACAGGCCACAACCCGCACATGGAAGCCCGACCCTCATGAGGCTTATACTGGAAGAAGGGGCTTCTTAGGGGGCAAGGATGGCGTGGTGGGGACACAGGTGGGCTTGTGTCCATGTAAGAGAAGGTCAGAGCACAGACATGCACAAAGGACgaccacatgaggacacagagaaCACAGCTGGCTACACGGCAACACTGGCCGTGCCCACACCTGGGTCTCTGatgtccagcctccaggactggaaGAGGATAAGCTGCCCACGCAGACCCAACACATGCTGCTGGTCAAGCACTGCCGGGTGTCCTAGGCGTGATGTGTGCCTGGGAGTGTGTGTCAACCACGCGTGGCACGCATGTGTGGTGCTAGCCCCACGTGCCCGGACGTGTGTGTGCTGCCCTCGTGAACCCCTGGGCTTGTGTCTGGAAGGGGTGGCCCATGAGGACAGACCCTCTGCTCTGCCCCCTGGCTGGACAAGCGCTGCCTGTCCCAACACTCTGGAGGCCATGCCAGGCTCTCCCTGACCCCACAGCCACCTGggttcggggggggggggggtggacagGAAAGACAAGCCCCGGGGCCCTCGGGACAGCAGGACGGCCAGTATGCCGTCACTGTGGGGTGTGAGCGGAGATGAGCACagacacgcatgcacacatgtgcacatgcttCCTCCCACACAGAGCTCTCATCCTGGTGCCCCACGGCAGAGGCCTTTCGTGTCTTCGGTGCCTTTAAAATCTGAACCAAGAGACAGGATTCTCTGCTTAACGGTTAACCTGACGCTCCAGGCGGGGAGCCTCCCGCAGGGGCTGGAAATCCCCCTCCTCCTGGTGGTGACGGGCACAGGTAAGAAGTTCCCTCCCCACCTGCAGGAAATTCCACCAGCTGGCTCTGCCCGCAGGGGCCACCGCAGGTCGCTGGCCCAGCCTCCAGAGAGGGAGGGTCCACAGGGGAGGGGCAGAGCACCCAGGCAGCCTGCTATACACGCGTGTGTGTGCAAGTATTGTACCCCTCTCCCACTGAAggtgagaaaaacatttttaagacaaACTATAGCTTCTGAGATGGCAATAACTCAGGGCCTGGCAGCACCCTACTCCTTACAGGACCACCCCGCCCTCTGCCCAAGGCCCTGACACCTGCCGCACACGGGGTCCACATGTGGCAGCCCATGGACCTAGCTGATTGACATCTCTGTCCCAGCTAAGTTACACCTGCTGGCGGCTGCCCGCCCACACGCTCAGCCCCAGCCACCGCCATGGGCCCCGCACTCTGTCTCAGTTCTGAAAACATTCTTTCCTCTTGTTTGTCTGGAAACCAGCTCGGTCGCCGCGCCCTGCTCCTCTGGGGCAGCCCCTCCCCACACTGCTCGGAAGCAGGTCACATGGGCAGCTCAGGCTGGCCCAAATGCCCACCTGGCcggagcccccaccccagccgaGGCCCACGCACACCATCTGGCCAGGTGAGCCATCCACTGAGGCCCCATGGGCTCAGGCCTCCGACGGTGCCCGGCAGGGGCCAGCTGGGAGGCCGCGAGCTTGGTGGTTGACCCTCCCTCAGTCATCTGACCCCCAGTGTGTCACCTCCTCCACCCCACACGGCAGCCACGCACCGCACCACGCATGGCAGAACCTGGGAAGGGGCCAGTAGAGGACCTGTTGCCTcatctcccccactgcaggctcCCAACTCCCCAGCCTCACCACAGCCCCCTGAGCTGCTCCTCCCCATCCCCCGCAGTAAGCCCCAGGCCAGGACTCCTGTGCTTTCCAAACTCTGTGAGTGCCCCTAGttctccacccccatccctgggagcGCTCATCCTCAGAGCCCCCCTCCATCCTGAAGTCCCACTTCCTCCTGGTCCCTCCCAGGTGGCCTCACCCAGGCCTGGACTCTTGCTCCTGACTTTAAATTGGCAGCTGAGGCCCCACCAGATCACAGGTGAACGTCAACGCTAGGAAGCCCCGGGTTTTAACCAAACCGCCCACCGCAAAGCTTCAAGGGGAAGCCGCATGGCCACAAACGTCCAAAGTAATCATCTACgtggttttttttcccatcaaaaaAATGAAGCTGAGAGAAAAAGGCAACtatattttgaagtaaattaaTGTGATTCCTGTCACCAATATTCATGCTCCTCAGAGACTGAAGGCCATGGGCTGGCAGCTCTCACAGCCCTacccagcaccccaccccaccctggccaCTGGCTGCCGGTTTCCAGCAAAGCTTCACCTTTCAGTTTTCGAGGGAACAGCAGGAGCTTCGTCGTTTCCCACGGTGGGGGAGCCCGCCGCCCTGATGTGGTCAGTGTCTCCGGCAGCAGGGCTCTGAGTTCTCAGAAGCGAGATACAGCGATTACACTGGAATCAGAGTGCGGGCAGCCCGCGAGGTgctgcggggggtggggaggggggcgggggatgCGGCGGTGGCTCAGAACTCCTCGTGCACACTGCGGGCGTAGTCCACCAGCTTGCTGCCTGTGAAGAACTCACTGTACTTCAGCACCTCCTCGGGCTCCAGGTAGTGATTCTGGTTCTCGTCAGCGATAGCGATCATCTGCTTGGCCTCATTGAGGGCGCTGAACTCGTTCATGGGGTCCATGTAGTCCTGCAAGGGCAGCAGCTCAGCCCCAATGTACCCCAAACCCTCCCTGGGTCAGGGGCATCTCCTTATGTTCAGGCCACACCCAGCTCCGCAGCCAAGGCCCCCCTGAGGACACCCTGCACTCATGGGGCACCTGCGCCTCGGCTACAGCAGGCAGAGCCTGGCCTGAAACACCCATCGGCTGGTAGGACAGAAACTGTGGAGCAAGGAGGTGGGCCTGTTCTGGAAGGCGGGCACCAGGCTGGAAGTGGCTCAGGGCCAGGCAGCCTCCACCTGTGTGGGCACCTCCCTGCCCATATCAGGGTGTCCAGCCACAGAAaggcagggggaagggaggcCCTGGAGTGGGGCACATGCACACCAACCGCCAGGACAGCAGTGCTGACAGGCAGGGGTTCCCAAACCAGACATCCTGCCAGCTATAAGCAGGGATCAGGGGATTCTGGAATAAAATACAATGACTCATCCAGCCACGGGAGCAAACAAGCCCATGCAGCACCCACACACGACATCAGGGAAGACACAGATGGGCAGGCAATGGGTCTAGCCTGTGCACAGCCCTCCTGCCCGAGTCTGGCCAGACTGCCCATGGGGGACAGCATACCCGGGCCCAAGAAAGGGAGCCCATGACATCGGCTGCATAGCCCAGCTCAGAGGCTCCAGTTCCCGACCAGTGCCCAGCCACAGCCAGACCAACTCTGCCTCCCCGCACAGGATGGCCCCACACCCACCTCCAACTCCGCCATGGTCACGATCCCATCGTGGTTGGCGTCGATCAGCTCCTCAAACTCTCTCTTCCTATCCCGCACCCAGCCGTCATCAACATCCTGGCCCTGCTGGTTCTCCACGGTGCCCACGGGCAGAGAGATGAACTCAGACAGCGAGAGCTTCTTGTCACCGTCCTGGTCTGTGGGACAGGAGGGCAGATGTCAGACTTCAGTGGGCACAGGACCACCAAGGCCACTCGGGAGAAACAACCAATGGGGCTTTGCCACCAGGTTTTTAGTTTGTGTGGTTTCAGCGTGACCGAGAACAGCGACCACACAGTCCCCCAGGCCACCCAGTCTAGGACCGGCCCAGGCTGACCTCCGCGGCCAGGCCTCACCCAGGTCCCGGATGATCTCCTtgaccatgaactgcagcatgccacgacTGTGCTCGGGGTGCAGGAACGATAGGAACTCGCTCTCTGTCAGCAGCAGGTCCGGGGGCGGGTTGTCCGCCTGATACCAGCGGTCTTTGAGGTTCTCCAGGACTTCCTGTGCTGAGAGAGATGTGTCCGTAAGGACCCAGGCACACATGACCGCTGTGGACATCTGCAAAGTTCTGAGATGCACAGcccaagagaagggggcagctcGGGACACAGAGGTGCCAGGACAAGGACCTGGCCCTCAGAGGGGAACTCAGCCCCCAGAGAACAGATGCCCAGGCCCCCAAGACGCAGATGCAAACTCTCAACTAAACAGGACCCCCAACCCAGACACAGGCCCCTTCAGACACagaccctcccccaaccccaatgCAGCCCCACTCCTACTCGCTCCTGGGCAATGGAAAAAGTGCGGCCGGCCGGGGCCGCCAGCTCTGCAGGAACAAAGGCACAGCATGATTCCCTTCTGTTTCCTCCCATTCACTGGGTAGTGCTCTGAAGGAAAACCCAGTCTCCAGAGATAAGTCATGTGTCCCCCAAGCGACACTCACTCCCCCTGCCATGAGAAGGCCCAATGCAGGGAGAGGGGACGCTGGGGGCCAGTGGTCGGCAATGACCTACGTGTCCAGCGGGGGAGGGGGAAAAGCAAGCCCAGTACACCCAAAGCCTGCAAACGAGACCTGATTTGGAAAGAAGGTCTTTGCTGATATAATTGGTGAAAGGTCTTGAGGTAAGACCACTGGGATTCAGGTGGGCCCTCAGCTCAGGTGTCCTCGTGCAGGAGGAGAGACTGGAGAGCAGTGGCCACGACCAGGGACCTGGCAGCACCGGCTGGAGGCCTGGAAGGAGCCTGTCTGAGTGCACTGGGTGCCCGTCTGGGACAGTGGCCTTGGGGACCCACAGTGGCTCACCACTCAGCCCTCCCCCAATGCACTCTAGGGCCTCCGGGTGCCCCGACACTGCCCTTCACTTCTGATCCCAGATCTGCGCACCCCCAGCCCAGATGCATGAGCACAGGGGAGTCAGTTGAGGGCTGTGCAGACAGAGACTCCACAACCTCTAGATCCAGGAAGGACACATCCCGACCCACACACACCTCAGGGAAAGGGTGCTGAGGACAACCAGGCAGAGATAACTGGCAGCTGCCCGAGAAACCAGCGCCAAATCTCCAATGCTAGCAGGAGGACCAGGCCCCCAGCCACCTCTAAAGGACACCTTCAGGGGACTGTCTGAACCACAAGacaaacaatgaaaacacaaaatggaGACATATAAAAATGGCCAATAGccattttaggaagaaaataaggtttaaaaacaacagcagaaCCAAAATCCTGGGTGACATCACCTGCACAGGAAGGGGGCATCTATTCCACCCAGGAACAGACTGAAATGCTCTCAACTTGTACTCTGTTAAGTTAAACGGGTATCATCCATATGAGCAGGAAAAAGTAAAGCTATAAGATACAAACCCCTGCCCACAACAAGCAGCCCTCATGGGCACACCTGCAAAGCTGGGCACCCCCTTCACACCTGTCAGGCAGCCATGTGGGGTCATGTGACTGCTGAGAAAAGGAAAGTGGGGCATCTAAACCCCACAT
The genomic region above belongs to Odocoileus virginianus isolate 20LAN1187 ecotype Illinois chromosome 11, Ovbor_1.2, whole genome shotgun sequence and contains:
- the TNFRSF4 gene encoding tumor necrosis factor receptor superfamily member 4 isoform X2; translated protein: MCVGTQPPRVPGSVLLLLGLVLGAAAQARCPGDTYPSGNRCCKECQPGYGMESRCTHDRDTVCRPCKPGYYNEAVNYEPCKPCTQCSQRSGSEPKQRCTPTRDTVCGCRPGSQPQDSYGYKRGVDCAPCPPGHFSPGNDQACQPWTNCTLLGKRTLRAANSSSDAICEDRSPPATPPWETQGPPVQSTTAKPTTSWSRASQGPSMPHTETPKAPELSAVLGLGLGLGLLAPVAATLALLLHHRAWRLLTNTPKPPGGNSFRTPIQEEHTDANSSLAKI
- the TNFRSF4 gene encoding tumor necrosis factor receptor superfamily member 4 isoform X1 produces the protein MCVGTQPPRVPGSVLLLLGLVLGAAAQARCPGDTYPSGNRCCKECQPAGYGMESRCTHDRDTVCRPCKPGYYNEAVNYEPCKPCTQCSQRSGSEPKQRCTPTRDTVCGCRPGSQPQDSYGYKRGVDCAPCPPGHFSPGNDQACQPWTNCTLLGKRTLRAANSSSDAICEDRSPPATPPWETQGPPVQSTTAKPTTSWSRASQGPSMPHTETPKAPELSAVLGLGLGLGLLAPVAATLALLLHHRAWRLLTNTPKPPGGNSFRTPIQEEHTDANSSLAKI
- the TNFRSF4 gene encoding tumor necrosis factor receptor superfamily member 4 isoform X3 is translated as MCVGTQPPRVPGSVLLLLGLVLGAAAQARCPGDTYPSGNRCCKECQPAGYGMESRCTHDRDTVCRPCKPGYYNEAVNYEPCKPCTQCSQNCAPCPPGHFSPGNDQACQPWTNCTLLGKRTLRAANSSSDAICEDRSPPATPPWETQGPPVQSTTAKPTTSWSRASQGPSMPHTETPKAPELSAVLGLGLGLGLLAPVAATLALLLHHRAWRLLTNTPKPPGGNSFRTPIQEEHTDANSSLAKI